From the genome of Nitrospinaceae bacterium:
CGCGCCGTCTACAACCACATTCGCATCGTCTCGAAAAGGGAAAAAGAGCAAAGAAGAAAGCGCCAAAGCACCGGGGCATCCGCAAAAGAGAAGACAGGACAGATAGTTAGCGACGCCTGGATCGGCGCGAAAATTAAGGTGCGCCTCCTCGCATCGGGAGACATCAAATCGGTCAACTACCGCTGGCAATCCATCCTGGGCCACGTCTACATCATCGGCCATGCAACAACGCGGGCCGAGCGCGGCCTCGTCCTCGGCATACTCCGCACCACCAAAGGCGTGCAGAGCGTCACCAGCCACATCGAAATCGTTTCGCGCTAAAGGGCCTTGACCCCTTCTAAATGATTCGCCAGGCAATGAGGGCACTGCCCGAGACGACGAGCAGTGTGCCCGCCACGATCCAGGCCGTTACCCGCTCGACATCCCGCAGGAAGATCCAGCTTAGAATCAGCGCAA
Proteins encoded in this window:
- a CDS encoding BON domain-containing protein yields the protein MRRHTARALLLAAAILSSGCTAIVTEVAQKAWEDRTTETQVTDVKIHTRILQFLTDIDGQLPIDVNTDVWRRRILFTGTIDSAALSRRIEKHARADTRTRAVYNHIRIVSKREKEQRRKRQSTGASAKEKTGQIVSDAWIGAKIKVRLLASGDIKSVNYRWQSILGHVYIIGHATTRAERGLVLGILRTTKGVQSVTSHIEIVSR